AAAACAATCTCTGCGGTTGTTGCAAACCCTGAAGAACTGCTAAAGATTTACTTTGAGTGTACAACGCCACTTCCTTGGTCTCCCTGAATCCAGTACAAACAAAGTGGTTGTTATTTCTGCAACGAAACAGTCTGAATGAAGACTGCCGAGACGTAGAACGCATAGATCTAATGCAATAATACCGTAACCTGACGCAACAAGTTAAAATGCTTGTCGCCTCAACGTGGAGGCGACCACCGTAGCAACGTAGTAGCCATCCACAAATCAAATCAAATCAAAGTCAACCCCACCACTCAACGGGAGGCGACGTCACCGACTACTACCCCACCATCAACAGTGAAGGGAAGCTCCAAGAGCTCGACGTTGATAACAACCTACCCCCTGAAGGTTGAAGAAACTTGCCACTTGGTGGCTTGACGACGATAGATTTGGGGCTTCTCATTATCCATCAGATCCATATTCTCGTCTACCTTCACCACAAAACATTGAGCTTATTACTCAAGGCAAATCATACACCATGGAATTCAAGACAGTCGAGTTCAAGTCCTTCACGGACCAGAAGCCCGGAACGTGAGTTCGCCCTCCCAATACCTAGCCATTGTTTTAATTTGTGCTGGTTGCACCGTTTGGACCGCATAACCTCAACTGGATACCTGATCTGACCGTGTACTATacctcttctccagctcTGGTCTTCGCAAGAAGGTCACAGTGTTCCAGCAGCCTCACTACAGCGAGTCTTTTGTGACTAGCATTCTCCTTTCCATCCCCGAAGGAGCCGATGGTTGGTACTTGATCAGATGAAAGCTACTGCTAGGGTAGCTGTCAGTCAGACGATTATACTCACACAACCCTCTATTAGGCGCCTTTTTGGTGATTGGCGGTGACGGACGCTTCTACAACCCCGAAGTCATCCAGCTCATTGCAAAGATCGGACTGGCATATGGCGTCAAGAAGCTCTTGATCGGCCAGAACGGCATCCTTTCCACCCCTGCTGCCAGCCATGTCATTCGCAAGAGGAAGGCCACTGGTGGTATCCTGCTCACAGCTAGCCACAACCCTGGTGGTAAGTCCAGAAAGCACACTTTTGCTAAGCGCGGCAATACGTATACGCATAGAAGAGCTGCTGACTGGCTTATTCTGTACCTGCCATACAGGCCCCAAGAATGACTTCGGAATCAAGTACAACCTTGCCAACGGTGGCCCGGCCCCTGAGTCCGTCACCAACAAGATTTACGAGACCACCAAGACTCTCACCTCGTACAAGATTGCATCCATCCCGGATATTGACATCACCAACATCGGAACCAAGACCTACGAAGGTCTCGAGGTCGAGGTTGTTGATAGCTGCGAAGACTACACAGCCATGCTCAAGGACATCTTCGACTTTGACCTGATCAAGAAGTTCTTTGCGAGCAACAGCGACTTCAAGGTGCTTTTCGACGGTCTCTCGGGTGTCACCGGTCCGTACGGTAAGGCCATCTTCCAGGAGGAGCTTGGGCTCGGAGCCGAGAGCACTCAGAACTGCGAGCCTAGCCCGGACTTCAACGGTGGCCACCCCGACCCGAACTTGGTTTACGCCAAGTCGCTCGTCGACGTGgttgaggagaagaaaaTTCCCTTTGGCGCAGCTTCGGACGGCGATGGTGACCGCAACATGATTTACGGCGCGGGCGCCTTCGTCTCACCCGGTGACAGCTTGGCAATCATTGCGCACCACGCCAAGCTGATTCCCTACTTCAAGAAGAACGGCGTCTTTGGGCTGGCACGCAGCATGCCGACCAGCGGCGCCGTCGACCTTGTCGCCAAGAAGCAGGGTCTCAACTGCTACGAGGTGCCAACGGGCTGGAAGTTCTTCTGCGCcctcttcgacgccgacaagTTGTCCATCTGCGGTGAGGAGTCTTTCGGTACTGGAAGCAACCACATCCGCGAGAAGGACGGTCTCTGGGCCATCGTGGCCTGGCTCAACATCATTGCTGGTCTTGGTGTTGAGCACCCTGATGTCACCCCCAGCATCAAGCAGATTCAGCTCGACTTCTGGAAGGAGTACGGCCGTACATTTTTCACCCGCTACGACTACGAGGATGTCGACTCCGAGGGTGCAAACAAGCTCGTGAAGACGCTGCAGGAGAAGATGGCCGACTCTAGCTTTGTCGGCAGCAAGATCGGAGGTAAGTGAAGCAGTACAATACGTGTTCCCCAATGTGACTGAAAAATGTGGCTTACTGAACAAATTTACAGACCTTACTGTCACGGAGGCGGGCGACTTTTCGTACACGGACCTCGATGGCTCCGTTTCCAAGAACCAGGGCCTGTACGTGCGCTTCTCGTCAGGTAGCCGCATTGTCGTCAGGCTGTCGGGCACAGGATCCAGCGGCGCGACCATCCGCCTGTACATTGAGCAGTACAGCGACGATGCCTCGACGTACGAGAAGGACGCGCAGGACTTCCTTGGGCCCGAGATCAAGTTTGCGACTGAGCTTCTCAAGTTCAAGGAGTTTGTTGGCCGGGACGAGCCGGATGTCAAGACCTAAATTTACCGCAGATTTAGTTTAAATACATGGCAGTTCTTGACTGGAGATGAACCAGGTGGGGGGCGCAGTTTGAAGTGCTGGTTGATGGTAATAATAGTAAACAAGGGGCTTTGTGAATGAGTTCCATGTGATGTACGGACGAACTACCAGTTCTATCGGTGGGGATAACAagtagaaaaataaaaataaagaaataaAGATGAGACCGAATTTCGTAACCAATGGCAGAGCTAGCGATGCCGAACAAATTAATGGAAGCTTTGATTCCCTGATAGCGTCCAACGGTAGGGCAATCAAGGTAGAGAGCTAGCACTAGCACAGGTGCTTGTGACCAAAGAACACCAGTGACCAAACGTAGATAAATCGGGCAAACGTCTCAACCAATCACAGATGCATGTTTCCTTGGGGTCTCTCTCAAATTTGGTTTAAGCTCCTTGGCTCCTAAGTTCCAGCAACCCTGGTAAACTAGGTCAACTTAAGACTTGGTGCCGACGGAAAGATGATGCGATGCAAGTGCGTCAGCTGCCTGACTGTTTTAAGCATGCCTAGGTTTTAGCTGCCTTTTGGATAGATTGAAGGTACCTAGCTTTTCTTAGTCTAACTTTGTTAGCATGTGCTGTTCCGACGAATGATATCTCGGAATTGAGTTGGGGTGCTTATTGCAGACGAATTGGCTACGTCGATTTAGAAGTCAATTGAATCAACCAGACGGATGCCGCAGCAATCCCGAGACCGACCATTTCACTTTATGCTAAAAATGAATAAATACTATAGTAAAAACCACCTCCACGGAGTACCAGGACTAGCACACAAGCAGGATACAAGggtctggtttttttttcagtagCAAACAACCTTGGGATTGAAATGTTTAGGCGAAGAGAAACGTGGGGCAAGGggcaaagaagaaagaaagctACTCAAGTAATCAAGGCCACTGTAAAACGGTCAAAGCCCCTTGTTCCGGCCAACATTTTCCCAAGCCAGGCCAAGGTTCCATTTTCGTTGTTGCCGTTGCTTCTAAGAATTGGGCTTTTATCTCAAGTCGGTGTGTAAGatattattctttttttgcgcaTCTTGGCACCATTTCACTATCATCACCATCAAAAGCAATGGAGTCTTGTACCGGTAGTACAACAGCCGACCTTTGATCAGTGAGCAGCTAGCACCAAGCTGCAAACTGCGGTGCTGCTGCATGCAACAAAAAACCGACGACAAGAGAGGCCCGCCCATTCTTTCACCCGATTTCCGGGCCGATCGTCCGTGCTGATCCGCTTCCAGTGTCCGAAGAACCAAAATCGACAAAAGGCTTGcatcgatttttttttccgtcGAACTTCCTTCGGCCTCCTTCGGCCTCCCGGGAACCCGTCCTGTCCCCGCTCGAACTGACCCCAAAACCAGGAGTGCTCTTTTGCAGCTGGTATTGCACTCCTTGGCGACGACGATCCTACGccgccttttttttattattttcctttcaACTAGATTACTTTTTGTTCCCCTCTTGATCCCTTGCTCGTGTGATAAATATACTTTTCGCACGAAgcaaaggagaagaaaaaaatagatGCCCGAGAAATCTCTCCAGGTAGCGACCTACGCCGCCGGCGCGTCGCTCGCCGCCATAACGCTCATCTACGTGTTCGCCCCGACGTACCTCCTCGACAGCGAGAACGCCGGGCGGTCCGGCAGCTCGCGCAAgcgcggcgtcgtcggcctgtcCAACCCGGCCAATGACTGCTTCATCAACAGCATCCTCCAGGCGCTCGCGGGACTGGGCGACCTGCGCGTGTACCTGATCCGGGAGACGCACCGGCGGTCTCTggacgaagacgacgacgccgccaAAAACAGCAGCGAGACGACACCGAACCGCAATGGCGCaacctcatcctcctcgagaTCCATTTACAGAGTCGCGGTGCCGCACGGCGGGCTGCCCGAGTGGAAGATACTGGGTCTGCAGGGCGGGGTGGTCACGGCTGGTCTGAAGCGGATACTGGATCAGCTCAACGAGCGGCCGATCGCTAAAAAGACAGCATCGGCGCTGCCGTTCGTCAGGGACCTCGAGGGCGCTTTCCGGCAGCGCATCAgccgccagcagcaggaTGCCCAGGAGTTCCTGCAGGTTGTGGCTGAGCGTCTGTGTGATGAGTATCACGCCGGGCAGAGGGCAAGGCGCGCTGCTAGGCGGAGGGAGGGTGGACTCGAGGGGGATGCGCGGGCGATGGACCGGAGGATAGAAAACCCTGCTGCTGCGCCGACAACAGCAGAAGCAAAGTCCGGCGGTGCGGGCTCAGAAGATTCCGGCGCAATACAAACGATCACCAAGGGCGCACAAGcggaggacgacgatgaggatgaggagggcTTCCCGATGGAGGGAAAATTCGAGTCGCAAATCGAATGTCTCACGTGCGGGTTCAAGCCGCGACCCAAGGAGGACACATTTTGCACACTCACGCTCAACGTGCCGCAGGTGTCCTCGACGACGCTCAACGCCTGCTTCGACGGCATGTTCAAGACGGAGTACATTGACGACTTCAAGTGCGAAAAGTGCCGCCTCGTGCACGCCAAGGGCGTCTACGAGGTGGAGCTCTCCCGGCTGCCGGCGCAGGACACGGCGCAGGCGGAGGCCAAGCACCGGGCCATCGAGCAGCTCCAGCTAGCCATCGAGACCGACCCGGAGCGCGCCCCCGAGGGCGTCCCGCTTCCCGACGCGCGCTACGCCCCGAAGCGGCGCATCGCGCGCCACATCCGCATGACGTCGTTCCCCAAGATCCTGGCCGTGCACCTGTCGCGTTCCATCTACGAGAGGAGCCAGTCGCAAAAGAACTCGGCCAAGGTGGCGTTCCCGGAGCGCCtcccgctgggcggcctGCTGCACCGCCGCAAGTACAAGCTCCTGGGCGTCGTGGCCCACAAGGGCTCCCACCACTCGGGCCACTACGAGAGCTTCCGCCGCCAGAACCTGTACGCCCCCTTCAGCACGCCCAACGCCTTTGCCGGCGCAGGCGTCTACGGCAAGGGCGCTGGCGCTGGCACTGCCGGCAGCGTCGCCGCCACCCCGGCCACCCGGACGCCGCGCCTCGGCCCGCTGCAGAAGGGCGATGGGGCAAGCACCAGCAGTCCTGCGGTCAGCACGCCGGACCTGTCGCTCAGCGGCGGCACAGGAGCCGGGAcgccggccacgacgccgagCAATTCCTCGGCTGATGAtgccggtggcggtggcagcCCGACTACTCCCGCGCGCCCATCCTCGAGCACCAGCAGGCTCGCGTCGCTGTCCCTATCCCCGCGAagggacaaggacaaggacaaggataCGGACTCCTCTAGCCTCAGGTCGGTCGCGCGCTCGACGCTCTCGCGGATGGCGGGGAGCAGCAGCCGGAGCGGAAGCAAGCGCCGAGGCACCGTCGGCGaggatcagcagcagcagcagcagcccaaTGGTGGCGGCACCAGCAAACCGGCTACGGCCAGCTCCTCGTCCCCTCTGGCCAAGACCAGCAGCAGGAGGAAAAAGGCCAAGAACCAGGACAACATGTGGTGGCGACTCAGCGACGAAAAGGTCAAGGAGGCCACGACAAAGGACGTCCTGGGCATGCAGCGCGAGGTCTACCTGCTGTTTTATGAGATGGAGAAGGAGGACGAGTGAGAGTAAGAGGAGGCAgacgaaaagaagaaaaaaaatcaacagaaaagagaaaaaaaaagaaacagacaCAAAAACAAATCCTTCACTTCTTCACTAACTAACTACCTTAttcttttcccccctttttCTCCTGGTTTTCTGCTAACCATTGATATAGAGCCAGCGGTATTGGGTGTGCACAACTCGAAAAAAAGGCGCGCTTGCATTGTAGAAATGGGAGGTGCATGCATTGTATTCTTGATATCATCCAATTTTTTCCTTGGTCaattttgccttttttttcccaaggAGTCCAAGGAGTGTGGTCGGCTTCTCTCTGTACAAAAACACAACAAACACACatctattttctttttatgtTTATTCGCAAGTCGGGCGTATATGTATTTCTTCGTACATAAGTGGCGCAAAGGGGTTAAACGCACATAGTACAGCCAAAGATGCATCACTTGCAAATACCAAACCAACGTCATATAGTGGTCAACCTCTGCATAAAACATCAAGTTTGCCAATCAAGTGTACATTTGTGGTCCTTGACGAGACGGGCGTGACAGCTTTGGCAGTCTGAAGAGTCTGAAATTCATAAATTTTGTCATTTAATCATGATATCATCAAAGCATATCTCATATACAAGACGTAAATCTCAGTCAGTACAGCCTCTCAAGGGAGCTTCTTGACTGGAGAAAAATGCAAAGCCGAAAGACAGGTTTCCTTTCCATGGAAAAGAGATGCCATTGCGAACAAAGAGCGACTCCAGAGGTAAGAGGACCACCGATGGGGAAAGCCAGCCGGGTATCTTTGCTTTTTAGGGTCATCAAACTCccaaagccaaaaaaaaaggagggatTGACCAGAAAATTGAGAGGGGAGATTCTCAGCGTATAGCGAAGATATCGATGTTTGGGAAACAAGGAAAAGGAATACAtgctttgctttttcttgtccAAGGTCTTGGGCCAAATACTCCTCGGAACGCCACCCGTGTCCCCAGAACGACCAGAACTCTCAAGGAGGACCATGTAGGGGCGGAAGAGACCCGCTGCGCGTCGAGTCGACCGACGCGGCCAGCCTTGACTCCCTCGACTCACTCCTCTCTTCGATGTCCTCGGGGTGCATGACCGACGCAGGAGGTGACGGTGGAGGGAGGAAGCAGCGCGCAAACCTCGCGGCGGCTGTTTTGCATCAAGATTGCGCGGTATAGTGTTTAGTCATCTGTGCTGGTATggggttggaaaagaaagagaaaaaaagaaaaaaaagcagacgTTTTCTAGAGGATACGAAGGGATTTGGGATCTTGTATAAACTTACCAGCAGGCTGCTTGAAGTGGATTTCAAAAGCGCCGTATTTGTTCTGACGCATGTTCTCCTCGCGATACCGGGTTGAGAAGACGTACAGCTGTAATTCTTTAACCCATACGACGTTCTGGCTGATAATTTCCAACCATGTAGAAGACTGACATTGATGCGTGACTGTAACAAGCAATGAGCCTCATGTTAGATAAAACCACAGTCTATATATCCCGTGAGTCAAAGCTTGGCTGGGCTGTGAAGGAATGCTTAGGGCCATGCGGTACTTGGGGGGCAACATCAAAGCTCTCATGTATTTCTTGGTTTTGGGAAACGGGACTTGCTCATACCAAACGCGGTCCAGATAGGCCGGTATTGCTGGTCTCCACGTGAGACTTCGGTGAGAAGCCGCAGGCCTCCGCAATTCGAGTCTTCAAGCACTTGCAGGGAGTGTTCAGCCCCGTCTTCGATTATCATACTACAGACATTTGTGAGCTTCTATATTCCATATCCGAAGTGAAGAATTTACTGTTTTTACCAGAGGTTTAGGACTCACGCTTGAAACATCTTATGCTCGCCCTCAAGCTTCCACTCATCAGGCTGGAGGCTCATCATGAGTGGGCTAGAGACTTTTAACGAAAGGAAAGAGCAGTAAAATAACACCATCTCTGTGTCACGGACgctttgttagccaattctGAGTAAGACCGCACTGAGCTTCCTCTGAAAGTCTCCAAGGCTACGTTGGGGTGCTTGATGGCAGGAAAagagaaacaagaaaaaaaagcgttTTGGCCGTCTGTCTTACCCTCCCATGTGTTGAAAGCAAGCGCCGCCCACGGCGACGGCCGGTTCTTCCTGTCGTCCCAACCGGTGAGCACCAGACCTCGACCGCCGGATTTCCTGATGCAGAGCTCATGGACCCCCTGCTTCGAGCTCTTGGGGAAGCCGTCGCGGTAGTGGCAGCCGACAATAAAAGGGGCCCTCTTGGCCGTCTTCGCAGAGGTGTAGGTCGGTATGAGATAAAAGGACATGGAGACATTTTCGTTGTCAAACACACTATCAAGTGGGACTTAGAAAGAATGCCCAAGCGTTTTCAGAGTGGAAATTGCAGCCATCGAAAAAGGGGAGGAGGATGTCCAACCTTCTGAACAGGAGCTCGGTACCCTGAGGATAAGAAAGCTCGCTTGCATGACCATTTCTGGTGTGTACGACAGATCTGTGAATCGGATTATATGTTTGTGTCAGCATCATTCCatatttgtcttttttttattggtcTGGAATAAGACGTACTCGCGCTTTTTCCCTTCCAACGGAGTGCGTGATGCAAGAGACCGCTTGTACACATGTTTGGCCCAGTGATTCGTCGTCTGGGAAAGCATTAGAAGGCAGACTGGGCAGTTATCTGGGGTACGCTGTAGTCGCTTCACAAACATACCTGCCCACGAGCCGAGATTTGTACGAGAGCCTGCTCAGGAGGAGGACCAATGCGAGCTGGAAGTTTGTCTAGTTCGGTTTTAGTTCTAGTACCAGCTTCTTTGTGGAGTTGTAGAGATGAACCTCGCCGGTGACGACCTACTAATGCCCATTTTGACTCGGAGGCTTAAGATCTTTTCTTGAAACCGCTCCAAGGCATGTAAATCAAAATGCGGCGAGCTTGAATTcttgtcagcaaaaaaaagaaaagaaaaaaaaaaacgtctcATCATGATCTCACTACTGGTCAAAAAGAAAGCCCCCGGGACATAACATACCCTGCAACCATCTGGTTCAAAAGGTACAAAAAGTTATTGTACGTCAAGAAGCGCTGATGCAGCGGCATGCCACCTTCGTTGGTCAAGTCGTTGTACATCTTGCGCCAACGCGTATCCCTCGGCATCGTCTTGTCCTCGATATACTGCCACATGTCCGTCAGGGTCCGCATGAGACAGGGGAGCAGGACCTGGACGTAGTCGAGAGCCACGGGGACCCGCCTCTCATGGACGTGTGCCCTTTCGGTCAGCTCCCGGAGGAGACGGCAGGTCTGACGCAACTCGATCCCCACGGCCACCATGTGGGTATGCAGAGATTCCGAGACGGCTTGGCGGAGAGATTCCAGCATGTCCGCCAAGAGATGAGCCCGCTGCGCTTCGCGGTTGCATCCTCCAAGGAGGTGCACCGGCATCGGGGTGGTTTTGGTGACGATGTAGTCCCCCATGACAGATTCAGCAGGTGGTGGAGCCGGCCGTGGaggtggaggaggaggaggcaagGGAAGCCGCtgaggcagcggtggcgccAATGGTATTAGCAACGGCTgtggtggtgctggcggcggcggcgggaatACTGGTATTAGTGGCTGTAGAGGTGGATGAGGGGGTACGAGTAGTGGTGGTAGTGGTGGTAATGGTTGCGGCTGATACCAAAGATGCCAATTGTGATGATACATGCTGTAGCCCCTGACATGACTGTGAAGTGGTTCATGGAATTTGTATAGTGAGAAGCGAGCTCCACTGGCCTAGAAGCACCAGACAACCAATGCGCACATGATGGTTTTATCCCCGCTGCTCTTCAGTTCAAACCAGCAGAGCCGCGCAAAAAAGTATGGGTCGAGCGGCCGGTTATTCCCTATGTTTATGCTTCGTGTCACCGGCCAAATCCCCGGACTCTTCCACCACCTGGACCTTAGGAGCCACACATGTCAGTTGTGGGGTGAGGTCGTGCCAGATGTAGACGGCGGGGAATTGAAGATGTACaaagtaaggtaggtaggtagagtTGCCAATACTCCCATTCAAGGGGTAAAAAGGGACAAAAAACGGGGGGTTTGGGTAAGGTATCCTCGAGAAGGAGGGGTGTTCGTGATGTATAAAGCGGATAAAGACACAtgagaagcaaaaaaaaatggaaTCGAGGGAGCTCTTGATTCCCCAATCTAGAGGTAGTTTCCCCCGCACAAAGTACGTAGTGCTGGTCTAGTTCCCCAGGTCCATTGAACGGTAGGTACGAAATACGGATAGATAGCGGAGTCCAAGCGCAGGTGCGTCGTTGTCGGAAGGGTAGTAACCCAAAGATTGCCAGTGCAATGTGACTGGCTGGAATTAATTTACGGAGTAGATTCCCAAGCCACACATGCAGCAAACATGCGTTTACTCATGCCTGGCTGCCCAACCCCAGGTTTTCGGAGCCTCTTGTCGACGTGGCGAGCTGACTTTGCGTGGAACTCCCCTCATGATTAAAGTTTATGAGGCCAGTAGGAAACTAGCAATCGACGGTTCCAGAGACATTGACTGTTGGTTGGACCGCGCCAAGGCGAACGGGTTCACACATGGCATCCCGACTAGCACAATTTAAACTCATCAATACGCCATAGTTTTGGTGCTTGAAGCTTGGAGTACTTTGGCCGCTAGACGATGGGGTAGGTACATGTCAACTGACCGCCATCGTACCGGTAGCTCTAAATCCGCTGGCATGGATAGCACAATGCAAGGTGCGGAAGCTCGTCAttggcctcggccagctGCATGCAAGTCCCGCTCTCGCTTTTTCCTCCAATGCACAAGCTGTTATTTGCAGACGGCAATTGGTCTCTGACTTCTCACAGCGTCCGACTCAATGAGGGGCCTTGCCAAAATTCTTTGTCCCACTCGGAAATCTGAAGGTCTGCACGTTGTTGTTGGGAACCGGGCGGGTCTGA
The Pyricularia oryzae 70-15 chromosome 1, whole genome shotgun sequence DNA segment above includes these coding regions:
- a CDS encoding phosphoglucomutase, which codes for MEFKTVEFKSFTDQKPGTSGLRKKVTVFQQPHYSESFVTSILLSIPEGADGAFLVIGGDGRFYNPEVIQLIAKIGLAYGVKKLLIGQNGILSTPAASHVIRKRKATGGILLTASHNPGGPKNDFGIKYNLANGGPAPESVTNKIYETTKTLTSYKIASIPDIDITNIGTKTYEGLEVEVVDSCEDYTAMLKDIFDFDLIKKFFASNSDFKVLFDGLSGVTGPYGKAIFQEELGLGAESTQNCEPSPDFNGGHPDPNLVYAKSLVDVVEEKKIPFGAASDGDGDRNMIYGAGAFVSPGDSLAIIAHHAKLIPYFKKNGVFGLARSMPTSGAVDLVAKKQGLNCYEVPTGWKFFCALFDADKLSICGEESFGTGSNHIREKDGLWAIVAWLNIIAGLGVEHPDVTPSIKQIQLDFWKEYGRTFFTRYDYEDVDSEGANKLVKTLQEKMADSSFVGSKIGDLTVTEAGDFSYTDLDGSVSKNQGLYVRFSSGSRIVVRLSGTGSSGATIRLYIEQYSDDASTYEKDAQDFLGPEIKFATELLKFKEFVGRDEPDVKT